Proteins encoded by one window of Panicum virgatum strain AP13 chromosome 7N, P.virgatum_v5, whole genome shotgun sequence:
- the LOC120683603 gene encoding uncharacterized protein LOC120683603 yields the protein MGGLSVIAPPARDTASPQHRRARRAFLVSNYLILGCASGCGFLTLSLRLVPSVDGFLLILLHALTVAAAVAGCAVIAAPDPPRGRCYTAHMSATVVASILQGAAAVLAFSRTADFLSDGLKSYVREEDGAVILRMVGGLGVAIFCLEWVALALAFVLRYYSYVDRECGGNPLRRSAKVGGEDGAGTWPWPFQV from the coding sequence ATGGGCGGCCTGTCGGTGATCGCGCCCCCGGCGAGGGACACCGCCTCCCCGCagcaccgccgcgcccgccgcgcgttCCTCGTCTCCAACTACCTCATCCTGGGATGCGCATCCGGGTGCGgcttcctcacgctctcgcTCCGCCTCGTCCCCTCCGTCGACGgcttcctcctcatcctcctccacgCGCTCACCgtggcggccgccgtcgccggctgcGCCGTCATCGCGGCGCCCGACCCGCCCCGGGGCCGCTGCTACACCGCCCACATGTCCGCCACCGTCGTCGCCTCCATCctgcagggcgccgccgccgtgctcgcctTCTCCCGCACCGCCGACTTCCTCTCCGACGGGCTCAAGTCGTACGTCCGCGAGGAGGACGGCGCCGTCATCCTCCGCATGgtcggcggcctcggcgtcgcCATCTTCTGCCTCGAGTGggtcgcgctcgcgctcgccttcgtgctcAGGTACTACTCCTACGTCGACAGGGAGTGCGGCGGCAACCCGCTGCGCCGCAGCGCCAaggtcggcggcgaggacggtgcGGGAACCTGGCCATGGCCCTTCCAGGTCTGA